In Camelina sativa cultivar DH55 chromosome 13, Cs, whole genome shotgun sequence, the genomic window ATCTTCCAACTTTTCAGTAAGATACATactgttttcttcttatttcatcTTGTGAACCCTTGTTTACTGAGTAATCTAACTTCCAGTTCTCTCTCTGTTCAGATTCTTTGTGATTGCCATTGCAATAGTCGCAGCTTACCTTGTCCTATCTCTCCCCTTGTCAGTCGTCACGATTGTTCGCCCTATAGCCGTCGCTCCAAGGCTCCTTTTGCTTGTTCTTGACACTGTACTCATCTTCCCCAATTCTTCAAATTGTTGACgcaatatttatatatcaataaCTCTCTGTTTTCTTGCTGATGTGTACAGGCTGCTCTGGCTCTGGACACAGCAGCTGCTTCCGCAGCAGCGGCCATAGTGTATTTGGCACACAATGGGAATACAAACACAAACTGGCTTCCAATCTGCCAACAGTTTGGAGATTTCTGTCAGAAAACGAGTGGAGCTGTCGTCTCTGCCTTTGCCTCTGTCACTTTTTTAGCCATCCTTGTCGTTATCTCCGGCGTCTCTCTCAAACGACCCTAGCTCGACAATAGAGATTCTTCGAGCGAAAGAAGAAACATCGTGCGAAGGATTTAACTAGCATTTGTGTGAAATGTTTATATGGAAGaactttttatatttagtatttGTGTGAGATCTTGGTGACTCTATAATGTGTTTTGTATTCATCTTTGGAAGGATTGAAAATTGCTGGAAGTTAAttgtcacttttttattttctacataCAATAAAATAGTGAATGTGCAGAGTTGTGCACGCAATAGagttatcaacaacaacaaccttctTCAAGTTATTCACACACAAACTAATTAAATCaacgaaacaaaaataaatgaaacaaacccTTTTATTTGTCCAATATGGACCGGGCCAGGCCCAGATTTCCCGATCCACAACGTGCTTTATTCGTGAAAACTCCAACAGTCCTCTCGCGACATCAGTTCAATGGCGGCTCTCGCAAGGATCGGTGGCCGGTACCTGAAATCCGCTGGCTTAATTAACTCCTCCGCCTCGTGTTTCTTCACTCAACGCCGTGGAGTCGCTTCGAAGCTCTTTGTCGGAGGTAACTCTTATATTTCTGTTCCGGTTCGAttaatccaaaatcaaattgatTTTTGTAGGTTAAGTAACCATTCCTTCTAAAAAGTGTCTAATGATGTTCTAAGTCTTAAAAGTCTCTCTCTATGTTGTTCAGTAACCAATATCTCCTCATGAATAGTGAATTATGGTTCTTCAAAGCCATGTTTAATTAACGCTATGTCTACTAGTTCTTCATGTGAACTGTGATATGCTTTTTGTGCTCACAATTTGGTTTTGAGCCTCGCTAGTTTGTAGCAAATCGAGTATTAGACATGATGTATTCTATTTTTCTGAAGATTTTGAAATGGCTCTTTCTTGGTGAGTGATTGTGAAATGACAATCTCCAATAACGTTTTTTAACTCTGAACTATATATACAACCCTGTTTCCAGGTTTATCGTTTTACACTACTGAACAAGGATTATCTGAGGAATTTTCAAAATATGGCCAAGTTGTTGaaggtaatatatatacttaaacaCAATATGCTTTCATATACTTTTATCCGCTTTTTCTATCTGAGAGTTTTTGCTTCTGTCTCAGCTCAAATAGTTATGGATAGAGTCTCTGATAGATCAAAAGGTTTCGGTTTTGTGACATTTGCTTCGAACGATGAAGCTCAGAAAGCTCTGATGGAGTTGAACGGACAGGTAATATAACAATGGTGTATCTCTTAATGTTTTTCacttgttaaaagttaaaaactatttcatcttggtaacaaaaaaaaagagtttttttttttactttcacagCAATTACACGGCCGTGTGATATTTGTGGACTACGCAAAGCCTAAACAAAgtcttggtggtggtggtggctttCCAATAGCTAGAGGACCGCCTGACGAGCCCACTGGCGGACCTACGTTCACATGAGCGGGTCAGATGACcctcataaaatataaaaaatcaaaaatgttaccatGTATTCGTTTGTTGATTTTGGTAGAGTTGGTTGACAATTACGTAACTGACCCCGACAATCTGAGTTTAAATCTATCTTGAATCAATGGTATATTTCTTTTTCCTGTTTTGTTTAGGCAACCCACcacttttcttattattttttcatatatttttgttattgttttagaaaaaaaaaatttgtagactTTTTTATATGTGTATTTTCAGTTACTTCACAATGTTACTATATAGTTtacatcaaaattattttttttactttatagtATGACCCAATTGAGAAATCTAAAAATGATTAACAAAAAATTCTAGGAGAGTTTTGTTGACCAAATCTTGAAATGACAAATGCACATCTGGCTCGAGCAAACCATTTAGTTTCAGCAAGGCTTCAAACTGTCTAATAAGCGCAAAAGCCAAACAAAGCATATTCCTTTCATGCAAGATAATAGGGGCTAAATTAAGCAAATTCCGTCGCATCAACTTCCAGTTGTCTATGTAAACTATCAAGTCTTCATATGAAAAAACAAgttcaaaagtaaaataaaaattaattttactataattgttaatttttggAGGTTGATGAAAATGAATGGTTTGCTCTAGCCGGATGATGATCATGTTCAAGATTTGGTCAACAAGACTTTTATACTTGCTCTTGCTTCTTTGTTATGATCATATCTGAATCCATTTCAGTCAATAGAGATAACAGCGTGggattaaaaattatgattaccGGAAAATAGACGTTTTAGTAAAGAAGGTCCAATGATAATCTTTACGGTGAGAAGGTACAGACACGTGGCATGAAATAATAAATGGATTATATAAATTGGAAATAGAGAAGACCGTTCGTTTGAGTGAATTGTGGCAGCTCCACGTCTACCGGATAAAGATCCTCCTCCTGCCACGtcatcatctccttctcccTCCCCTCTCCCCCTCAGCCTTGAGAGAGCATCATCTGCGattttttccgtttttttttttctttgttcgtcttctctcttcttctttctgttctcaaaccaaaattagTAGAATAGATAATACCCAAGCTGATTTTGTGTGTAAGCTTTCATGGTAGATGGCAGTTAAGCTACATCGGCCGGGTCTTGTATCCTCAAGGTAAACCAATCAGCTCACATTTTGTCTCTGGAATCTTCGATTTTATTTTCCGCCCTAGCTGATTTTTCAAGTTTAGTAGTTGTGGACGAGTCTTAGTGGTAGAGATTGATTAGGTCGCTTCTTGGTTCAAAACTTCAAAGTCGAggaatataaatttttttatgtttgagcTGAGCTTTCCAATAcactcttttgatttatttgtaattttttttttttgtgctttatGTAGCTCTTCAAACCCTTGTCTATCTCGGATGTCCATTGG contains:
- the LOC104734623 gene encoding casparian strip membrane protein 4-like → MKSDSIAVDVPAESSSAIKGKAPLLGLARDHTASGSYKRGLSIFDFLLRLAAIVAALAAAATMGTSDETLPFFTQFLQFEASYDDLPTFQFFVIAIAIVAAYLVLSLPLSVVTIVRPIAVAPRLLLLVLDTAALALDTAAASAAAAIVYLAHNGNTNTNWLPICQQFGDFCQKTSGAVVSAFASVTFLAILVVISGVSLKRP
- the LOC104734622 gene encoding glycine-rich RNA-binding protein 5, mitochondrial-like, with protein sequence MAALARIGGRYLKSAGLINSSASCFFTQRRGVASKLFVGGLSFYTTEQGLSEEFSKYGQVVEAQIVMDRVSDRSKGFGFVTFASNDEAQKALMELNGQQLHGRVIFVDYAKPKQSLGGGGGFPIARGPPDEPTGGPTFT